The following proteins are encoded in a genomic region of Trypanosoma brucei gambiense DAL972 chromosome 8, complete sequence:
- a CDS encoding cyclophilin type peptidyl-prolyl cis-trans isomerase, putative, with the protein MLKSPQNFRKCGLLFVSTFDFLYACNLFPPVLFSSGKESMPKVSVPPKTERHGKIEAPDTNNPKVFFDVSINEKAAGRIVMELYADTVPRTAENFRALCTGEKGRGKSGKPLHYKGCIFHRVIPGFMLQGGDITRGNGTGGESIYGTTFRDESFAGKAGKHTGLGCLSMANAGPNTNGSQFFICTANTPWLNGKHVVFGRVTEGIDVVKSIERLGSDSGKTRGRIIIANCGELQTQKEGAAKKEKVKAKEGNNAGKLSTIVEGTGGAKRPREDVEDLEERKKRIREKRERIAKLRAQAEEK; encoded by the coding sequence ATGCTAAAGAGCCCGCAAAATTTTCGGAAGTGTGGTCTGTTATTTGTGTCAACGTTTGATTTTTTGTATGCGTGTAACCTCTTTCCCcccgttttattttcttcaggtAAGGAGTCAATGCCCAAGGTAAGCGTCCCACCTAAGACGGAGCGCCACGGGAAGATCGAGGCGCCAGACACTAATAATCCCAAAGTCTTCTTTGATGTGTCTATAAATGAGAAAGCAGCGGGACGGATTGTTATGGAATTGTACGCGGACACTGTGCCGAGGACAGCGGAGAATTTCCGTGCACTATGCACAGGCGAGAAGGGTCGTGGGAAGAGTGGAAAGCCGCTGCATTACAAGGGGTGCATTTTCCACCGAGTTATACCAGGTTTCATGCTACAAGGGGGTGACATCACACGTGGAAATGGCACCGGTGGAGAGTCCATATACGGCACAACGTTTCGTGACGAGAGTTTTGCCGGAAAAGCCGGAAAGCATACTGGACTCGGTTGCCTGTCCATGGCTAACGCGGGACCCAACACCAACGGTTCGCAGTTTTTCATCTGTACAGCCAACACACCGTGGTTGAATGGAAAGCACGTTGTGTTTGGTCGTGTTACTGAGGGAATTGACGTGGTGAAGAGCATTGAACGGTTGGGTTCCGATTCGGGGAAAACGCGCGGTCGAATCATCATCGCGAATTGTGGTGAGCTGCAGACGCAGAAGGAAGGTGCAGctaaaaaggagaaggttaaggcgaaggaaggaaacaatgcAGGGAAGCTGTCCACCATTGTCGAAGGGACCGGTGGAGCAAAGCGTCCACGTGAAGATGTGGAGGATTTGGAAGAACGGAAGAAACGCATCCGAGAGAAGAGGGAGAGGATAGCGAAACTCCGCGCCCAGGCGGAAGAGAAATAA
- a CDS encoding arginase, putative, with protein MFSKFLMNVKGVTPRGSDWANRLGPVALFGYGAGMPRRAPLLDFFLQSPRDCDHYAELTIHDKGPIECPPETVMFMPVLNCGQMLDEAAGTETPTSDEWYLGSLEASTELLEKGYVPVSVGGDGSATLSMVEAYKRLFPSDDIVIVHFSARPSVSDPRSPLRVLLDKGLLKGVVSVGNRQVSSEDRKVRKLHKMFYMDMHAIYSKGLFCIRDIRNDYPVFISIDASVLDPAFAPAVDSPVAGGLSTRDLLHIMNGIRGPKVVGIDVYGYNPDLDVYRKDNVGLTAIALSKIIKEGILKAYSISTHTEEEGMERVKMLQRQGTVSENPYPDH; from the coding sequence ATGTTCTCCAAGTTCCTGATGAACGTTAAGGGTGTGACGCCCCGTGGGAGCGATTGGGCCAATCGACTCGGTCCTGTGGCTCTCTTTGGTTACGGGGCAGGCATGCCACGGCGGGCTCCACTCCTagacttttttcttcaatcACCACGCGACTGTGACCATTACGCGGAGTTAACTATTCACGACAAGGGCCCAATTGAGTGCCCTCCTGAAACTGTTATGTTTATGCCCGTTTTAAATTGTGGTCAAATGTTGGATGAAGCAGCGGGAACAGAGACTCCCACAAGCGACGAGTGGTACCTGGGATCACTCGAGGCGTCAACGGAGCTGTTAGAAAAGGGCTATGTTCCGGTCAGCGTGGGCGGGGATGGCTCAGCGACGCTTTCAATGGTTGAGGCGTACAAGCGACTGTTCCCATCTGACGACATTGTTATTGTTCACTTTTCGGCACGTCCATCTGTGAGCGACCCACGGTCGCCGCTGAGGGTGCTTTTGGATAAGGGGTTGCTAAAGGGCGTTGTTAGCGTGGGTAACCGTCAAGTGTCATCGGAGGACAGGAAGGTTCGGAAGCTTCATAAGATGTTTTACATGGATATGCACGCCATATACTCCAAGGGACTTTTTTGCATACGTGATATCAGGAATGACTACCCCGTTTTCATAAGCATTGATGCCAGCGTGTTAGACCCCGCGTTTGCCCCCGCCGTTGACAGCCCCGTTGCTGGAGGGCTCTCGACACGCGATTTGCTTCACATAATGAACGGCATCCGTGGACCCAAGGTGGTAGGAATTGACGTTTACGGCTACAACCCCGACCTTGATGTGTACAGGAAGGACAATGTCGGCCTTACCGCAATTGCGTTAtcgaaaataataaaagagggaATACTTAAGGCATACAGCATATCGACTCACacggaggaagaggggatGGAACGGGTTAAGATGCTACAGCGTCAGGGGACCGTCTCTGAAAATCCGTACCCCGATCATTGA
- a CDS encoding tryparedoxin peroxidase — MLRRFSMLPLSGGIARRSFFRTAPLFNLDYQAYRTATVREAAPEFAGKAVVDGKIKDISMNDYKGKYIVLFFYPLDFTFVCPTEIVSFSDSHAEFEKLNTQVIAVSCDSHFSHLAWVETPRKKGGLGEMKIPLLSDFTKEISRDYGVLVEEQGLSLRALFVIDDKGILRHVTINDLPVGRNVDEVLRVVQAFQYADKTGDVIPCNWKPGKETMKVEAAKEYFEKNL, encoded by the coding sequence atgcttCGCCGTTTCTCCATGTTGCCATTATCTGGTGGCATTGCCCGCCGCTCCTTCTTCCGGACGGCACCACTGTTTAACCTCGACTATCAGGCATACCGAACAGCTACTGTACGCGAAGCAGCGCCTGAGTTCGCTGGAAAGGCTGTGGTGGACGGAAAGATCAAGGACATCAGCATGAACGACTACAAGGGAAAATATattgttctctttttctacCCTCTTGACTTCACGTTTGTCTGCCCAACGGAAATTGTTTCCTTCTCAGATTCTCACGCTGAGTTTGAAAAACTGAACACGCAAGTCATAGCCGTGTCCTGTGACAGTCACTTTTCACATCTCGCGTGGGTTGAAACTCCCCGAAAAAAGGGGGGTCTGGGAGAAATGAAGATTCCCTTGCTATCCGACTTCACAAAGGAGATATCTCGGGACTATGGGGTGTTGGTCGAAGAACAGGGACTTTCACTGCGCGCTTTGTTCGTCATTGATGACAAAGGGATTCTTCGCCATGTGACCATCAACGATTTGCCCGTCGGTCGGAATGTTGACGAGGTGCTCCGCGTCGTGCAAGCGTTCCAATACGCCGATAAGACTGGCGACGTTATTCCTTGCAACTGGAAGCCAGGGAAGGAGACGATGAAGGTGGAAGCAGCGAAGGAATACTTTGAGAAGAATCTATAG
- a CDS encoding (H+)-ATPase G subunit, putative, translating into MPPKYDNVQRLLDAERRRNEVIANAKAQKQAKVKQAKVDAEREVAAFHAEKEREYEAYRQQQEALTEKEKEQLRSDTDVWLQQLNAMAANRMQAVETMMTGLILRCQNN; encoded by the coding sequence ATGCCTCCCAAGTATGACAATGTCCAGCGGCTCCTCGATGCTGAAAGAAGGCGGAATGAAGTTATTGCCAATGCGAAAGCTCAGAAGCAGGCGAAGGTGAAGCAGGCTAAAGTTGATGCCGAACGCGAAGTTGCTGCTTTCCACGCGGAGAAGGAACGCGAATATGAAGCATACcgccagcagcaggaggcaCTTAccgagaaagaaaaggaacaattGCGATCTGATACGGATGTTTGGTTACAACAGCTCAACGCCATGGCGGCCAATCGCATGCAGGCGGTTGAAACTATGATGACTGGTTTGATACTGCGATGTCAGAACAACTGA
- a CDS encoding mannose-1-phosphate guanyltransferase, putative codes for MRAVILVGGYGTRLRPLTLTTPKPLVPFCNKSITLRQLEALRDVGVTQVVLAVAYRSEVMAEVTQKWARELGISVVCSLEVEPLGTAGPLALAREYLLQDDKPFFVFNADVICTFPLQKLLDFHLSHGREGTIAVTKVKDWRKYGVVVHDEVTGAIKQFVEKPPEFVGDRINAGIYIFNKSILNRIKLEKTSIERQVFPMMASDSQLSAFHLEGFWMDIGVPKDYIEGMGKYLDSLAGTSTEVGFSCDERRVSDRSYVLKGCVMIHPTAKIGEGSVIGPHVSIGPGCVIGPCCRIQRTAILDNSTVGRGTLIESSIVGWNGRIGSWCRIVNDTVLGEDVRVDDGKYLNGVKVLPNKEITQNHPEPEVLM; via the coding sequence ATGAGGGCCGTCATTCTTGTTGGAGGATATGGCACCAGGCTGCGGCCGCTAACCCTTACCACACCGAAGCCCTTGGTACCATTCTGTAACAAATCCATAACCCTCCGGCAACTGGAAGCACTCCGTGACGTTGGCGTTACACAGGTGGTGTTAGCGGTGGCTTATCGGTCAGAGGTGATGGCGGAAGTTACCCAGAAATGGGCACGAGAGCTCGGCATTTCCGTCGTATGTTCCCTGGAGGTGGAGCCACTTGGCACCGCTGGGCCGCTGGCTCTTGCTCGGGAGTACCTTTTGCAGGACGACAAACCGTTCTTCGTCTTCAACGCCGATGTTATCTGCACTTTTCCGCTTCAGAAGCTTCTCGATTTCCATCTGAGTCACGGGAGGGAAGGAACCATTGCGGTGACGAAGGTGAAGGATTGGAGAAAATATGGGGTCGTGGTGCACGACGAGGTCACGGGTGCAATCAAGCAATTTGTGGAGAAGCCCCCCGAGTTCGTTGGAGACAGGATAAACGCCggcatatacatatttaaCAAAAGCATCCTTAACCGCATCAAGCTAGAGAAGACGTCCATCGAGCGACAAGTGTTTCCAATGATGGCAAGCGATTCACAACTAAGTGCTTTTCACCTTGAGGGGTTTTGGATGGATATCGGTGTGCCAAAGGACTACATAGAAGGCATGGGTAAGTATCTTGATTCACTTGCTGGTACGTCGACCGAAGTGGGGTTCAGCTGTGATGAGCGCAGGGTATCCGATCGGAGCTACGTGCTCAAGGGCTGTGTGATGATTCACCCCACGGCGAAAATTGGTGAGGGATCCGTTATCGGTCCGCACGTTTCGATCGGACCAGGTTGCGTCATTGGGCCCTGCTGCCGCATCCAGCGTACCGCCATACTGGATAACAGCACTGTTGGTCGCGGGACTCTAATAGAGTCCAGCATCGTGGGATGGAATGGAAGGATTGGTTCGTGGTGCAGGATAGTCAACGATACGGTACTTGGTGAGGATGTCCGTGTGGATGATGGAAAGTACCTGAATGGTGTTAAAGTGCTTCCAAACAAGGAAATTACCCAAAATCACCCCGAACCAGAAGTGCTCATGTAA
- a CDS encoding T. brucei spp.-specific protein: protein MSLFIISCAITFAYFGFYQMRLPRTSFFLLFFFRYFVGAVDLIFVCLCFSPSPLSLFLLNDAMCFVSLLQPITLLSFNILVPIYGHGTFVPLLFHSLSKKKKRQNNKNVQLPVPVLVELWDSSCYSFKVLRFFKLRGATLPSFASVPYPPPLFHVLRLSWSNEAQIFLLRMCLRYVSLCFSFLSVFFFSFFSLFFFPMRVSHGFVALKER, encoded by the coding sequence ATGTCTCTTTTTATCATTTCCTGCGCGATCACATTTGCATACTTTGGCTTCTACCAAATGCGTTTGCCCCGCAccagtttctttcttttgtttttttttcgttattttgTTGGCGCTGTTgatcttatttttgtgtgtttgtgcttctccccctctcctctctctctctttcttttgaatGATGCAAtgtgttttgtgtctttGCTTCAACCCATAACATTGCTTTCATTCAACATCCTTGTTCCTATATACGGACATGGCACCTTTGTGccccttcttttccattctctttccaaaaaaaaaaaaagacaaaacaataaaaatgtgCAACTCCCTGTTCCTGTGTTGGTTGAATTGTGGGACAGTTCTTGCTATTCGTTCAAAGTATTACGTTTCTTTAAACTGAGGGGAGCGACGTTGCCGTCATTTGCATCAGTCCCTtaccctcctcctctcttccATGTTCTTAGACTTTCATGGAGTAATGAAGCTCAAATATTCTTATTACGCATGTGTCTCCGGTACGTTTCATtatgtttttcgtttctctccgtctttttcttttcttttttctcccttttctttttccccatGCGGGTGTCACATGGCTTTGTCGCGTTGAAGGAACGTTAA